From Phalacrocorax carbo chromosome 6, bPhaCar2.1, whole genome shotgun sequence, a single genomic window includes:
- the SELP gene encoding P-selectin isoform X2 — MGTAAGLRSAGRTWALASHGICYLGIAAITWGAVTWVEVGAWVYHYSDQGDYTWEQARNYCQTFFTDLVAIQNKQEIEYLNKSLPFHGHYYWIGIRKLGGTWTWVGTKKVLTKDAENWAAGEPNNRRSNQDCVEIYIKRQQESGKWNDEPCSRKKKALCYKASCQPFPCSQHGECVETIGSYRCECYPGFHGPECENVVQCAELEPAGAHMNCSHPFGNFSYNSTCTFECQEGFERQGTGVLQCLPSQQWSAETPTCTAITCPVLSAPDRGELNCSHLHGDFTFGSTCAFSCQTGFALMGSESLKCTATGTWTGDAPRCEAITCPVLSAPDQGELNCSHLHGNFTFGSTCAFSCQTGFALMGSESLKCMATGTWTGNAPKCEAITCPVLSAPFHGELNCSHLHGDFTFGSTCAFSCQTGFAMTGSESRKCTAIGTWTGDAPRCEAITCPVLSAPVHGELNCSHLHGDFTFGSTCAFSCQTGFAMTGSESRKCTAPGAWTGDSPKCEAITCPVLSAPVHGELNCSHLHGDFTFGSTCAFSCQTGFVLVGPESLKCTAPGTWTGDSPKCEAITCPVLSAPVHGELNCSHLHGDFTFGSTCAFSCQTGFVLVGPESLKCTATGTWTGDTPQCKAISCPVLDPPSRGQLSCSHVHGNFTYNSTCTFSCEEGFVQLGAEVLWCAATGNWTRRPPTCAEDSAPFLKQVLAYSSGTALAVAGIVLSGTLIALLAKRLSDREEKKKLLNPTSDLGSPGVFSNAAYDANL, encoded by the exons GGCACTGCTGCGGGACTGCGGTCTGCTGGGAGGACATGGGCTCTGGCATCTCATGGCATCTGCTACCTGGGCATCGCCGCCATCACATGGG GTGCAGTGACATGGGTGGAGGTGGGTGCCTGGGTGTACCACTACAGTGACCAGGGGGACTACACATGGGAGCAGGCCAGGAACTACTGCCAGACTTTCTTCACCGACCTGGTGGCGATCCAGAACAAGCAGGAGATCGAGTACCTCAACAAGAGCCTGCCCTTCCATGGGCACTACTACTGGATCGGCATCCGCAAGCTGGGTGGCACCTGGACCTGGGTGGGCACCAAGAAGGTGCTGACAAAGGATGCGGAGAACTGGGCAGCTGGAGAGCCCAACAACCGCCGCTCCAACCAGGACTGCGTAGAGATCTACATCAAGCGGCAGCAGGAGTCGGGCAAGTGGAACGATGAGCCCTGCAGCCGGAAGAAGAAGGCACTGTGCTACAAGG CCTCGTGCCAGCCATTCCCATGCAGCCAGCATGGTGAGTGCGTGGAGACCATCGGGAGCTACCGCTGCGAGTGCTACCCTGGCTTCCACGGCCCCGAGTGTGAGAACG TTGTGCAGTGCGCTGAGCTCGAGCCCGCGGGAGCACACATGAACTGCAGCCATCCCTTCGGAAACTTCAGCTACAACTCCACCTGCACGTTTGAATGCCAGGAGGGGTTTGAGCGGCAAGGGACAGGCGTGCTGCAGTGCCTGCCTTCCCAGCAGTGGTCAGCAGAGACCCCCACCTGCACAG CCATCACCTGTCCAGTGCTCAGCGCTCCAGACCGGGGAGAGCTGAACTGCTCCCACCTCCACGGGGACTTCACCTTTGGCTCTACATGTGCCTTCTCCTGCCAGACGGGGTTTGCGCTGATGGGGTCAGAGAGCCTCAAGTGCACAGCCACAGGGACTTGGACTGGGGATGCCCCACGTTGTGAAG CCATTACCTGCCCGGTGCTTAGCGCGCCAGACCAAGGAGAGCTGAACTGCTCCCACCTCCACGGGAACTTCACCTTTGGCTCCACGTGTGCCTTCTCCTGCCAGACGGGGTTTGCGCTGATGGGGTCAGAGAGCCTCAAGTGCATGGCCACAGGGACCTGGACTGGGAATGCTCCAAAATGTGAAG CCATCACCTGCCCGGTGCTCAGTGCTCCTTTCCACGGAGAGCTGAACTGCTCCCACCTCCACGGGGACTTCACCTTTGGCTCCACGTGTGCCTTCTCCTGCCAGACGGGGTTTGCGATGACGGGGTCAGAGAGCCGCAAGTGCACAGCCATAGGGACTTGGACTGGGGATGCCCCACGCTGTGAAG CCATCACCTGCCCGGTGCTCAGTGCTCCTGTCCATGGAGAGCTGAACTGCTCCCACCTCCACGGGGACTTCACCTTTGGCTCCACGTGTGCCTTCTCCTGCCAGACGGGGTTTGCGATGACGGGGTCAGAGAGCCGCAAGTGCACAGCCCCAGGGGCCTGGACTGGGGATTCCCCAAAATGTGAAG CCATCACCTGCCCGGTGCTCAGTGCTCCTGTCCATGGAGAACTGAACTGCTCCCACCTCCACGGGGACTTCACCTTTGGCTCTACATGTGCCTTCTCCTGCCAGACAGGGTTTGTGTTGGTGGGACCAGAGAGCCTCAAGTGCACAGCCCCAGGGACCTGGACTGGGGATTCCCCAAAATGTGAAG CCATCACCTGCCCGGTGCTCAGTGCTCCTGTCCATGGAGAGCTGAACTGCTCCCACCTCCACGGGGACTTCACCTTTGGCTCTACATGTGCCTTCTCCTGCCAGACAGGGTTTGTGTTGGTGGGACCAGAGAGCCTCAAGTGCACAGCCACAGGGACCTGGACTGGGGATACCCCACAATGCAAAG CTATCAGCTGCCCAGTGCTGGACCCCCCCAGCCGAGGCCAGTTGAGCTGCTCTCACGTGCACGGGAACTTCACATACAACTCCACATGTACCTTTTCCTGCGAGGAGGGGTTTGTTCAGTTGGGAGCAGAGGTGCTCTGGTGTGCGGCCACAGGGAACTGGACCAGGCGTCCCCCTACCTGTGCAG AGGACAGTGCCCCCTTCTTAAAGCAAGTCCTGGCTTACAGCAGCGGCACAGCTCTGGCGGTAGCTGGTATCGTGCTCTCAGGGACACTCATCGCCCTCCTTGCCAAGCGGCTCAGCGACAGAG AGGAGAAGAAGAAGCTCCTGAACCCGACCAG TGACCTAGGATCACCGGGAGTCTTCTCCAACGCAGCGTACGACGCCAACCTGTGA
- the SELP gene encoding P-selectin isoform X5, protein MGTAAGLRSAGRTWALASHGICYLGIAAITWGAVTWVEVGAWVYHYSDQGDYTWEQARNYCQTFFTDLVAIQNKQEIEYLNKSLPFHGHYYWIGIRKLGGTWTWVGTKKVLTKDAENWAAGEPNNRRSNQDCVEIYIKRQQESGKWNDEPCSRKKKALCYKASCQPFPCSQHGECVETIGSYRCECYPGFHGPECENVVQCAELEPAGAHMNCSHPFGNFSYNSTCTFECQEGFERQGTGVLQCLPSQQWSAETPTCTAITCPVLSAPDRGELNCSHLHGDFTFGSTCAFSCQTGFALMGSESLKCTATGTWTGDAPRCEAITCPVLSAPDQGELNCSHLHGNFTFGSTCAFSCQTGFALMGSESLKCMATGTWTGNAPKCEAITCPVLSAPFHGELNCSHLHGDFTFGSTCAFSCQTGFAMTGSESRKCTAIGTWTGDAPRCEAITCPVLSAPVHGELNCSHLHGDFTFGSTCAFSCQTGFVLVGPESLKCTATGTWTGDTPQCKAISCPVLDPPSRGQLSCSHVHGNFTYNSTCTFSCEEGFVQLGAEVLWCAATGNWTRRPPTCAEDSAPFLKQVLAYSSGTALAVAGIVLSGTLIALLAKRLSDRGTEMPLIAHHHFGQGLSGKVVRVPWKGGMITRV, encoded by the exons GGCACTGCTGCGGGACTGCGGTCTGCTGGGAGGACATGGGCTCTGGCATCTCATGGCATCTGCTACCTGGGCATCGCCGCCATCACATGGG GTGCAGTGACATGGGTGGAGGTGGGTGCCTGGGTGTACCACTACAGTGACCAGGGGGACTACACATGGGAGCAGGCCAGGAACTACTGCCAGACTTTCTTCACCGACCTGGTGGCGATCCAGAACAAGCAGGAGATCGAGTACCTCAACAAGAGCCTGCCCTTCCATGGGCACTACTACTGGATCGGCATCCGCAAGCTGGGTGGCACCTGGACCTGGGTGGGCACCAAGAAGGTGCTGACAAAGGATGCGGAGAACTGGGCAGCTGGAGAGCCCAACAACCGCCGCTCCAACCAGGACTGCGTAGAGATCTACATCAAGCGGCAGCAGGAGTCGGGCAAGTGGAACGATGAGCCCTGCAGCCGGAAGAAGAAGGCACTGTGCTACAAGG CCTCGTGCCAGCCATTCCCATGCAGCCAGCATGGTGAGTGCGTGGAGACCATCGGGAGCTACCGCTGCGAGTGCTACCCTGGCTTCCACGGCCCCGAGTGTGAGAACG TTGTGCAGTGCGCTGAGCTCGAGCCCGCGGGAGCACACATGAACTGCAGCCATCCCTTCGGAAACTTCAGCTACAACTCCACCTGCACGTTTGAATGCCAGGAGGGGTTTGAGCGGCAAGGGACAGGCGTGCTGCAGTGCCTGCCTTCCCAGCAGTGGTCAGCAGAGACCCCCACCTGCACAG CCATCACCTGTCCAGTGCTCAGCGCTCCAGACCGGGGAGAGCTGAACTGCTCCCACCTCCACGGGGACTTCACCTTTGGCTCTACATGTGCCTTCTCCTGCCAGACGGGGTTTGCGCTGATGGGGTCAGAGAGCCTCAAGTGCACAGCCACAGGGACTTGGACTGGGGATGCCCCACGTTGTGAAG CCATTACCTGCCCGGTGCTTAGCGCGCCAGACCAAGGAGAGCTGAACTGCTCCCACCTCCACGGGAACTTCACCTTTGGCTCCACGTGTGCCTTCTCCTGCCAGACGGGGTTTGCGCTGATGGGGTCAGAGAGCCTCAAGTGCATGGCCACAGGGACCTGGACTGGGAATGCTCCAAAATGTGAAG CCATCACCTGCCCGGTGCTCAGTGCTCCTTTCCACGGAGAGCTGAACTGCTCCCACCTCCACGGGGACTTCACCTTTGGCTCCACGTGTGCCTTCTCCTGCCAGACGGGGTTTGCGATGACGGGGTCAGAGAGCCGCAAGTGCACAGCCATAGGGACTTGGACTGGGGATGCCCCACGCTGTGAAG CCATCACCTGCCCGGTGCTCAGTGCTCCTGTCCATGGAGAGCTGAACTGCTCCCACCTCCACGGGGACTTCACCTTTGGCTCTACATGTGCCTTCTCCTGCCAGACAGGGTTTGTGTTGGTGGGACCAGAGAGCCTCAAGTGCACAGCCACAGGGACCTGGACTGGGGATACCCCACAATGCAAAG CTATCAGCTGCCCAGTGCTGGACCCCCCCAGCCGAGGCCAGTTGAGCTGCTCTCACGTGCACGGGAACTTCACATACAACTCCACATGTACCTTTTCCTGCGAGGAGGGGTTTGTTCAGTTGGGAGCAGAGGTGCTCTGGTGTGCGGCCACAGGGAACTGGACCAGGCGTCCCCCTACCTGTGCAG AGGACAGTGCCCCCTTCTTAAAGCAAGTCCTGGCTTACAGCAGCGGCACAGCTCTGGCGGTAGCTGGTATCGTGCTCTCAGGGACACTCATCGCCCTCCTTGCCAAGCGGCTCAGCGACAGAGGTACAGAAATGCCTCTCATAGCCCACCATCACTTTGGCCAGGGGCTCTCAGGCAAGGTGGTTAGAGTCCCATGGAAGGGTGGGATGATCACAAGAGTTTAA
- the SELP gene encoding P-selectin isoform X4, whose amino-acid sequence MGTAAGLRSAGRTWALASHGICYLGIAAITWGAVTWVEVGAWVYHYSDQGDYTWEQARNYCQTFFTDLVAIQNKQEIEYLNKSLPFHGHYYWIGIRKLGGTWTWVGTKKVLTKDAENWAAGEPNNRRSNQDCVEIYIKRQQESGKWNDEPCSRKKKALCYKASCQPFPCSQHGECVETIGSYRCECYPGFHGPECENVVQCAELEPAGAHMNCSHPFGNFSYNSTCTFECQEGFERQGTGVLQCLPSQQWSAETPTCTAITCPVLSAPDRGELNCSHLHGDFTFGSTCAFSCQTGFALMGSESLKCTATGTWTGDAPRCEAITCPVLSAPFHGELNCSHLHGDFTFGSTCAFSCQTGFAMTGSESRKCTAIGTWTGDAPRCEAITCPVLSAPVHGELNCSHLHGDFTFGSTCAFSCQTGFAMTGSESRKCTAPGAWTGDSPKCEAITCPVLSAPVHGELNCSHLHGDFTFGSTCAFSCQTGFVLVGPESLKCTAPGTWTGDSPKCEAITCPVLSAPVHGELNCSHLHGDFTFGSTCAFSCQTGFVLVGPESLKCTATGTWTGDTPQCKAISCPVLDPPSRGQLSCSHVHGNFTYNSTCTFSCEEGFVQLGAEVLWCAATGNWTRRPPTCAEDSAPFLKQVLAYSSGTALAVAGIVLSGTLIALLAKRLSDRGTEMPLIAHHHFGQGLSGKVVRVPWKGGMITRV is encoded by the exons GGCACTGCTGCGGGACTGCGGTCTGCTGGGAGGACATGGGCTCTGGCATCTCATGGCATCTGCTACCTGGGCATCGCCGCCATCACATGGG GTGCAGTGACATGGGTGGAGGTGGGTGCCTGGGTGTACCACTACAGTGACCAGGGGGACTACACATGGGAGCAGGCCAGGAACTACTGCCAGACTTTCTTCACCGACCTGGTGGCGATCCAGAACAAGCAGGAGATCGAGTACCTCAACAAGAGCCTGCCCTTCCATGGGCACTACTACTGGATCGGCATCCGCAAGCTGGGTGGCACCTGGACCTGGGTGGGCACCAAGAAGGTGCTGACAAAGGATGCGGAGAACTGGGCAGCTGGAGAGCCCAACAACCGCCGCTCCAACCAGGACTGCGTAGAGATCTACATCAAGCGGCAGCAGGAGTCGGGCAAGTGGAACGATGAGCCCTGCAGCCGGAAGAAGAAGGCACTGTGCTACAAGG CCTCGTGCCAGCCATTCCCATGCAGCCAGCATGGTGAGTGCGTGGAGACCATCGGGAGCTACCGCTGCGAGTGCTACCCTGGCTTCCACGGCCCCGAGTGTGAGAACG TTGTGCAGTGCGCTGAGCTCGAGCCCGCGGGAGCACACATGAACTGCAGCCATCCCTTCGGAAACTTCAGCTACAACTCCACCTGCACGTTTGAATGCCAGGAGGGGTTTGAGCGGCAAGGGACAGGCGTGCTGCAGTGCCTGCCTTCCCAGCAGTGGTCAGCAGAGACCCCCACCTGCACAG CCATCACCTGTCCAGTGCTCAGCGCTCCAGACCGGGGAGAGCTGAACTGCTCCCACCTCCACGGGGACTTCACCTTTGGCTCTACATGTGCCTTCTCCTGCCAGACGGGGTTTGCGCTGATGGGGTCAGAGAGCCTCAAGTGCACAGCCACAGGGACTTGGACTGGGGATGCCCCACGTTGTGAAG CCATCACCTGCCCGGTGCTCAGTGCTCCTTTCCACGGAGAGCTGAACTGCTCCCACCTCCACGGGGACTTCACCTTTGGCTCCACGTGTGCCTTCTCCTGCCAGACGGGGTTTGCGATGACGGGGTCAGAGAGCCGCAAGTGCACAGCCATAGGGACTTGGACTGGGGATGCCCCACGCTGTGAAG CCATCACCTGCCCGGTGCTCAGTGCTCCTGTCCATGGAGAGCTGAACTGCTCCCACCTCCACGGGGACTTCACCTTTGGCTCCACGTGTGCCTTCTCCTGCCAGACGGGGTTTGCGATGACGGGGTCAGAGAGCCGCAAGTGCACAGCCCCAGGGGCCTGGACTGGGGATTCCCCAAAATGTGAAG CCATCACCTGCCCGGTGCTCAGTGCTCCTGTCCATGGAGAACTGAACTGCTCCCACCTCCACGGGGACTTCACCTTTGGCTCTACATGTGCCTTCTCCTGCCAGACAGGGTTTGTGTTGGTGGGACCAGAGAGCCTCAAGTGCACAGCCCCAGGGACCTGGACTGGGGATTCCCCAAAATGTGAAG CCATCACCTGCCCGGTGCTCAGTGCTCCTGTCCATGGAGAGCTGAACTGCTCCCACCTCCACGGGGACTTCACCTTTGGCTCTACATGTGCCTTCTCCTGCCAGACAGGGTTTGTGTTGGTGGGACCAGAGAGCCTCAAGTGCACAGCCACAGGGACCTGGACTGGGGATACCCCACAATGCAAAG CTATCAGCTGCCCAGTGCTGGACCCCCCCAGCCGAGGCCAGTTGAGCTGCTCTCACGTGCACGGGAACTTCACATACAACTCCACATGTACCTTTTCCTGCGAGGAGGGGTTTGTTCAGTTGGGAGCAGAGGTGCTCTGGTGTGCGGCCACAGGGAACTGGACCAGGCGTCCCCCTACCTGTGCAG AGGACAGTGCCCCCTTCTTAAAGCAAGTCCTGGCTTACAGCAGCGGCACAGCTCTGGCGGTAGCTGGTATCGTGCTCTCAGGGACACTCATCGCCCTCCTTGCCAAGCGGCTCAGCGACAGAGGTACAGAAATGCCTCTCATAGCCCACCATCACTTTGGCCAGGGGCTCTCAGGCAAGGTGGTTAGAGTCCCATGGAAGGGTGGGATGATCACAAGAGTTTAA
- the SELP gene encoding P-selectin isoform X3, protein MGTAAGLRSAGRTWALASHGICYLGIAAITWGAVTWVEVGAWVYHYSDQGDYTWEQARNYCQTFFTDLVAIQNKQEIEYLNKSLPFHGHYYWIGIRKLGGTWTWVGTKKVLTKDAENWAAGEPNNRRSNQDCVEIYIKRQQESGKWNDEPCSRKKKALCYKASCQPFPCSQHGECVETIGSYRCECYPGFHGPECENVVQCAELEPAGAHMNCSHPFGNFSYNSTCTFECQEGFERQGTGVLQCLPSQQWSAETPTCTAITCPVLSAPDRGELNCSHLHGDFTFGSTCAFSCQTGFALMGSESLKCTATGTWTGDAPRCEAITCPVLSAPDQGELNCSHLHGNFTFGSTCAFSCQTGFALMGSESLKCMATGTWTGNAPKCEAITCPVLSAPFHGELNCSHLHGDFTFGSTCAFSCQTGFAMTGSESRKCTAIGTWTGDAPRCEAITCPVLSAPVHGELNCSHLHGDFTFGSTCAFSCQTGFAMTGSESRKCTAPGAWTGDSPKCEAITCPVLSAPVHGELNCSHLHGDFTFGSTCAFSCQTGFVLVGPESLKCTATGTWTGDTPQCKAISCPVLDPPSRGQLSCSHVHGNFTYNSTCTFSCEEGFVQLGAEVLWCAATGNWTRRPPTCAEDSAPFLKQVLAYSSGTALAVAGIVLSGTLIALLAKRLSDRGTEMPLIAHHHFGQGLSGKVVRVPWKGGMITRV, encoded by the exons GGCACTGCTGCGGGACTGCGGTCTGCTGGGAGGACATGGGCTCTGGCATCTCATGGCATCTGCTACCTGGGCATCGCCGCCATCACATGGG GTGCAGTGACATGGGTGGAGGTGGGTGCCTGGGTGTACCACTACAGTGACCAGGGGGACTACACATGGGAGCAGGCCAGGAACTACTGCCAGACTTTCTTCACCGACCTGGTGGCGATCCAGAACAAGCAGGAGATCGAGTACCTCAACAAGAGCCTGCCCTTCCATGGGCACTACTACTGGATCGGCATCCGCAAGCTGGGTGGCACCTGGACCTGGGTGGGCACCAAGAAGGTGCTGACAAAGGATGCGGAGAACTGGGCAGCTGGAGAGCCCAACAACCGCCGCTCCAACCAGGACTGCGTAGAGATCTACATCAAGCGGCAGCAGGAGTCGGGCAAGTGGAACGATGAGCCCTGCAGCCGGAAGAAGAAGGCACTGTGCTACAAGG CCTCGTGCCAGCCATTCCCATGCAGCCAGCATGGTGAGTGCGTGGAGACCATCGGGAGCTACCGCTGCGAGTGCTACCCTGGCTTCCACGGCCCCGAGTGTGAGAACG TTGTGCAGTGCGCTGAGCTCGAGCCCGCGGGAGCACACATGAACTGCAGCCATCCCTTCGGAAACTTCAGCTACAACTCCACCTGCACGTTTGAATGCCAGGAGGGGTTTGAGCGGCAAGGGACAGGCGTGCTGCAGTGCCTGCCTTCCCAGCAGTGGTCAGCAGAGACCCCCACCTGCACAG CCATCACCTGTCCAGTGCTCAGCGCTCCAGACCGGGGAGAGCTGAACTGCTCCCACCTCCACGGGGACTTCACCTTTGGCTCTACATGTGCCTTCTCCTGCCAGACGGGGTTTGCGCTGATGGGGTCAGAGAGCCTCAAGTGCACAGCCACAGGGACTTGGACTGGGGATGCCCCACGTTGTGAAG CCATTACCTGCCCGGTGCTTAGCGCGCCAGACCAAGGAGAGCTGAACTGCTCCCACCTCCACGGGAACTTCACCTTTGGCTCCACGTGTGCCTTCTCCTGCCAGACGGGGTTTGCGCTGATGGGGTCAGAGAGCCTCAAGTGCATGGCCACAGGGACCTGGACTGGGAATGCTCCAAAATGTGAAG CCATCACCTGCCCGGTGCTCAGTGCTCCTTTCCACGGAGAGCTGAACTGCTCCCACCTCCACGGGGACTTCACCTTTGGCTCCACGTGTGCCTTCTCCTGCCAGACGGGGTTTGCGATGACGGGGTCAGAGAGCCGCAAGTGCACAGCCATAGGGACTTGGACTGGGGATGCCCCACGCTGTGAAG CCATCACCTGCCCGGTGCTCAGTGCTCCTGTCCATGGAGAGCTGAACTGCTCCCACCTCCACGGGGACTTCACCTTTGGCTCCACGTGTGCCTTCTCCTGCCAGACGGGGTTTGCGATGACGGGGTCAGAGAGCCGCAAGTGCACAGCCCCAGGGGCCTGGACTGGGGATTCCCCAAAATGTGAAG CCATCACCTGCCCGGTGCTCAGTGCTCCTGTCCATGGAGAGCTGAACTGCTCCCACCTCCACGGGGACTTCACCTTTGGCTCTACATGTGCCTTCTCCTGCCAGACAGGGTTTGTGTTGGTGGGACCAGAGAGCCTCAAGTGCACAGCCACAGGGACCTGGACTGGGGATACCCCACAATGCAAAG CTATCAGCTGCCCAGTGCTGGACCCCCCCAGCCGAGGCCAGTTGAGCTGCTCTCACGTGCACGGGAACTTCACATACAACTCCACATGTACCTTTTCCTGCGAGGAGGGGTTTGTTCAGTTGGGAGCAGAGGTGCTCTGGTGTGCGGCCACAGGGAACTGGACCAGGCGTCCCCCTACCTGTGCAG AGGACAGTGCCCCCTTCTTAAAGCAAGTCCTGGCTTACAGCAGCGGCACAGCTCTGGCGGTAGCTGGTATCGTGCTCTCAGGGACACTCATCGCCCTCCTTGCCAAGCGGCTCAGCGACAGAGGTACAGAAATGCCTCTCATAGCCCACCATCACTTTGGCCAGGGGCTCTCAGGCAAGGTGGTTAGAGTCCCATGGAAGGGTGGGATGATCACAAGAGTTTAA
- the SELP gene encoding P-selectin isoform X1 has translation MGTAAGLRSAGRTWALASHGICYLGIAAITWGAVTWVEVGAWVYHYSDQGDYTWEQARNYCQTFFTDLVAIQNKQEIEYLNKSLPFHGHYYWIGIRKLGGTWTWVGTKKVLTKDAENWAAGEPNNRRSNQDCVEIYIKRQQESGKWNDEPCSRKKKALCYKASCQPFPCSQHGECVETIGSYRCECYPGFHGPECENVVQCAELEPAGAHMNCSHPFGNFSYNSTCTFECQEGFERQGTGVLQCLPSQQWSAETPTCTAITCPVLSAPDRGELNCSHLHGDFTFGSTCAFSCQTGFALMGSESLKCTATGTWTGDAPRCEAITCPVLSAPDQGELNCSHLHGNFTFGSTCAFSCQTGFALMGSESLKCMATGTWTGNAPKCEAITCPVLSAPFHGELNCSHLHGDFTFGSTCAFSCQTGFAMTGSESRKCTAIGTWTGDAPRCEAITCPVLSAPVHGELNCSHLHGDFTFGSTCAFSCQTGFAMTGSESRKCTAPGAWTGDSPKCEAITCPVLSAPVHGELNCSHLHGDFTFGSTCAFSCQTGFVLVGPESLKCTAPGTWTGDSPKCEAITCPVLSAPVHGELNCSHLHGDFTFGSTCAFSCQTGFVLVGPESLKCTATGTWTGDTPQCKAISCPVLDPPSRGQLSCSHVHGNFTYNSTCTFSCEEGFVQLGAEVLWCAATGNWTRRPPTCAEDSAPFLKQVLAYSSGTALAVAGIVLSGTLIALLAKRLSDRGTEMPLIAHHHFGQGLSGKVVRVPWKGGMITRV, from the exons GGCACTGCTGCGGGACTGCGGTCTGCTGGGAGGACATGGGCTCTGGCATCTCATGGCATCTGCTACCTGGGCATCGCCGCCATCACATGGG GTGCAGTGACATGGGTGGAGGTGGGTGCCTGGGTGTACCACTACAGTGACCAGGGGGACTACACATGGGAGCAGGCCAGGAACTACTGCCAGACTTTCTTCACCGACCTGGTGGCGATCCAGAACAAGCAGGAGATCGAGTACCTCAACAAGAGCCTGCCCTTCCATGGGCACTACTACTGGATCGGCATCCGCAAGCTGGGTGGCACCTGGACCTGGGTGGGCACCAAGAAGGTGCTGACAAAGGATGCGGAGAACTGGGCAGCTGGAGAGCCCAACAACCGCCGCTCCAACCAGGACTGCGTAGAGATCTACATCAAGCGGCAGCAGGAGTCGGGCAAGTGGAACGATGAGCCCTGCAGCCGGAAGAAGAAGGCACTGTGCTACAAGG CCTCGTGCCAGCCATTCCCATGCAGCCAGCATGGTGAGTGCGTGGAGACCATCGGGAGCTACCGCTGCGAGTGCTACCCTGGCTTCCACGGCCCCGAGTGTGAGAACG TTGTGCAGTGCGCTGAGCTCGAGCCCGCGGGAGCACACATGAACTGCAGCCATCCCTTCGGAAACTTCAGCTACAACTCCACCTGCACGTTTGAATGCCAGGAGGGGTTTGAGCGGCAAGGGACAGGCGTGCTGCAGTGCCTGCCTTCCCAGCAGTGGTCAGCAGAGACCCCCACCTGCACAG CCATCACCTGTCCAGTGCTCAGCGCTCCAGACCGGGGAGAGCTGAACTGCTCCCACCTCCACGGGGACTTCACCTTTGGCTCTACATGTGCCTTCTCCTGCCAGACGGGGTTTGCGCTGATGGGGTCAGAGAGCCTCAAGTGCACAGCCACAGGGACTTGGACTGGGGATGCCCCACGTTGTGAAG CCATTACCTGCCCGGTGCTTAGCGCGCCAGACCAAGGAGAGCTGAACTGCTCCCACCTCCACGGGAACTTCACCTTTGGCTCCACGTGTGCCTTCTCCTGCCAGACGGGGTTTGCGCTGATGGGGTCAGAGAGCCTCAAGTGCATGGCCACAGGGACCTGGACTGGGAATGCTCCAAAATGTGAAG CCATCACCTGCCCGGTGCTCAGTGCTCCTTTCCACGGAGAGCTGAACTGCTCCCACCTCCACGGGGACTTCACCTTTGGCTCCACGTGTGCCTTCTCCTGCCAGACGGGGTTTGCGATGACGGGGTCAGAGAGCCGCAAGTGCACAGCCATAGGGACTTGGACTGGGGATGCCCCACGCTGTGAAG CCATCACCTGCCCGGTGCTCAGTGCTCCTGTCCATGGAGAGCTGAACTGCTCCCACCTCCACGGGGACTTCACCTTTGGCTCCACGTGTGCCTTCTCCTGCCAGACGGGGTTTGCGATGACGGGGTCAGAGAGCCGCAAGTGCACAGCCCCAGGGGCCTGGACTGGGGATTCCCCAAAATGTGAAG CCATCACCTGCCCGGTGCTCAGTGCTCCTGTCCATGGAGAACTGAACTGCTCCCACCTCCACGGGGACTTCACCTTTGGCTCTACATGTGCCTTCTCCTGCCAGACAGGGTTTGTGTTGGTGGGACCAGAGAGCCTCAAGTGCACAGCCCCAGGGACCTGGACTGGGGATTCCCCAAAATGTGAAG CCATCACCTGCCCGGTGCTCAGTGCTCCTGTCCATGGAGAGCTGAACTGCTCCCACCTCCACGGGGACTTCACCTTTGGCTCTACATGTGCCTTCTCCTGCCAGACAGGGTTTGTGTTGGTGGGACCAGAGAGCCTCAAGTGCACAGCCACAGGGACCTGGACTGGGGATACCCCACAATGCAAAG CTATCAGCTGCCCAGTGCTGGACCCCCCCAGCCGAGGCCAGTTGAGCTGCTCTCACGTGCACGGGAACTTCACATACAACTCCACATGTACCTTTTCCTGCGAGGAGGGGTTTGTTCAGTTGGGAGCAGAGGTGCTCTGGTGTGCGGCCACAGGGAACTGGACCAGGCGTCCCCCTACCTGTGCAG AGGACAGTGCCCCCTTCTTAAAGCAAGTCCTGGCTTACAGCAGCGGCACAGCTCTGGCGGTAGCTGGTATCGTGCTCTCAGGGACACTCATCGCCCTCCTTGCCAAGCGGCTCAGCGACAGAGGTACAGAAATGCCTCTCATAGCCCACCATCACTTTGGCCAGGGGCTCTCAGGCAAGGTGGTTAGAGTCCCATGGAAGGGTGGGATGATCACAAGAGTTTAA